DNA sequence from the Colletotrichum higginsianum IMI 349063 chromosome 10, whole genome shotgun sequence genome:
ATCATTTCTCCTTGATGGTGCCGCCCGATGTGAGTATAACCAACTCGACGATGCTGTCCCCAGGGTAGTCACCCAGCGCTGACATATGATTCTAGGTCACCAAATTTCAAaacgccctcgaggagggaATCCGTTATTGCGTTACATAGATCTCATTGAAGCCGCTGTGTCCTTATCTGTCGATGATACTGTTCTTTATCCTTTATCGCCTAACCGTTGCTAGAGTAGGTCATGGATAACATTTACGCAAGTCTTGTCGGTTTCAGTGATGCAAAAAGGCTCATCATCAAGAAAAGGGGTTTTTCATTCAGACGTACAACTGAAATCACAGCCACAAGTAGCTGATTGTATGCAATGGCATCTATTTGATAGTTGAAAACTTCTTTCTACCTTGCTTCTACTTTTCTTTTACTTGCTTATTGCTGGAGGTCCCTCTCTAATACTCTAGGTACTGCACTCATTGTTCCGAATAGGAGATGGATTGGTCTTTGCCTTCACAGACAATGCCTATTCCTGTCAGGTCATATCTCATGGCATCAATGCTGGATCTCCGGACATAGCTAGATCTGGCTGGATATAGAGGTTGGGCTAAGAGTAATTACACTACATGCTCTGGGCACCTTGCCAGCCCGCCTGCTGCAGTGGAGCTAGACTAGAGACAACAGTAGCAACAAGGATACTCAACTACTCAACTATCTACCAGCTACAAATGCCCTCATTGCAGCTCGTTGTCGAAACATGTTTATCCCCGGCAAGACCAACAACTCTTATGGCTTCTGTCTTAGCTATTTTTGCTTAATCAAAAGGCCCACTGAGAGCACCATTTAGCCATAAGCTCCGAAGATATAGCTTTAGTCTCTGCCAAAGTTTGGCTAGCAATCATCGTTCTCTCCAGGTCCTTCTCCATGAGATATGATAGCCGTTCTTGGGCACCTTCCACGCTGTTGATGTGGTacttgaagaagtcgagtAGTTTGGCAGCCGGATTACCTCCAAGACCATTCTCAGAGCTTttctcgaggacctcgagccATTCCTCCCAATCCAGGAGCCCTCGAATGCGCTGTCCATAATATTGCGCGATCGAGACCGCCAAATTTGTCCACGTCGTCTTGTGAGGATTGACACAATAGAAGTAGCCTTCGATTTGTGCTATTGGGGTTTTGTAAGAGACCCCGGCGACGTCCAGCACGATCGAAGCCACTCGGTCGACGGGCAGCCACTGGATGGTATTCATCGCGCCCGTGTCGCGAGGAAGAACGCCGAGGCTTTGAACTGAGGAGCCGATAATGCTGGGCACCCATTCCTGCTTGCTCCAGATGCCGCCACCGTTGATTCCCTCGGTCTCAGATCCAGCGATTTGCCCGACCCTGATCACGGCTTTCGGTACGCTGCTCGCGGTAGCCGTCTCCATCAGGATGCGCTCTGCGATGAGTTTACTGCACCCGTACCCTGTCGTTGGTAATGGATTGTCTCCGTCAACGCCTGCTGCTTCTGGTCCGATGGCGGCAAGCACGCTTGATATGAGGATGACCGGTACTGCTCTGTCTGCTTGAGCACTTACTTCTACCAGGTTTCGGACCCCCTTCAGCTGCATGTCGAAGGATTCGACTGGGAGATTGAAATTCATCGGCCATTGACAGTGGATGATCCGATCAGCCTCGCCCAAGATGTGGACGAATGTTTCCCAGTTGAGACCAAGATTGTCAGCGTTGGAGAGATCGGAATGGAAAAAGTCCACCTTTTCAAAGCTCGTGTTCAAGCCATGATGTGCGCTCTGCTGCATTTGTCGAGTTCGACCATCCCTTGTACGGTTGAGACAGATGACTCTTTTCACACGGGGGCTTGCTGCCATCAAATGCAGCAGGTAGGACCCCAGTCTTCCAGTGCTTCCGGTAAGAATGACTGTCTGTTCCGTGTCTCTGGGTTCCGGCTTGGCTTCTGCCCGAGCACGTAGGTTCTGCGTGTGCTTGGACAGGAGTTCCTTCATAACAGCGACTTGTCTAGAATGCTCGTCTTGGTCGACGTCTCCTTGTACGACTGAGAATAGATACTTGGCGAGTTTGACTGCCGACGGGTTCCCGTATATATGGCGAGGCTGAATAGCTTCAGGCTGCACTTTTATGCCTGCAGCCTTCAAGCCTCCGCGAACCAATGCGGTTACTTCCAAGACTTGCAGTGAGTCAAGTCCTGCAGAGATAAAGTCAGTGTCCCTTTTCAATTGTTGGGCTCCCGCACTATGCAAAACAGAGACAATTGAGTCCTGCAGCACGTCGCAGTTACTAATGTCCAGAGTACAGTCAGTCGCGCTTTGGTACAGCTGATCAATTTCCGTCGAATATATGTCGACGGCGCGATTTCTGTTAATGGTATCCTTGTCCAATCGAGGCAAGGGTTTTTGCGAGATGCAGAGAGCGACAAGCCGCCGGCTGATCCGCCCATAGCCTGCGTTCGTTTTGTTGATTGTTGAAACCAACGGCCACAATTCGTCGAGTAACTCGGATGCTTCCTTTTCTGTCCGAGGATAAGACATGGGTTCCAGCAGAAGCGCTGGTTGGAGCTTAGAGTCCCCCACGACCAGGGCGCCTCTAATCTTCGGATGTCCCATGACTGCTTCCTCGATTGGGAGCGGATTGAGCTTCTCTCCGTTGGAGAATACAATAATGTTATCGATACGGCCATGGTATTTCCAGTGATTCTTTTCCGTAGGATGCTTGATGAACAGATCTCGTGTGCTGAACTCGTTGAGATCGGGCATGTGATAAAACACTGCCTGCAATCCGGGCTCCTCGCTTTGTCGCAGAATGACAAGCTCATAAACATTGTCACCTTCACTTGGAACCGGTCGCCAATCGGCACCCAGTGCCGCGCTGTCAATGATATGCCAGTCCCAGAGCTCCATGTTTTCTTGCCAGTAGTATGGCATTGTGGTAACTCTAGTAGAAGATCATCAGTATACATATTGCGCGACTAGTCCAAGCAACGGGATGCATGACCTACTCAGTTGACCCAATGGCATTGTGAAGAAAGACTCCGCGTTGCACTAGATTCCTTCCTGCTTCGGGAGCTAAACTGCCTATACGGTTCATTGGAATATTAGTAAAGACACGTGTGAGAAAATCCCAAACACTGATGGACTCACCACCGCCAAACCCTACGAATTTCAACTTTTTCAAGGTTTCCACGGCTTCTTCTCTGGTGCTCAACTCCTCCAAAATTGAAGGGGGAAGAAACAGTGAGTCGCAACCGGAGTTTTTAATAACACTAAGGACGAGATCTGCTGTGAACATAGCGGAGCTCAGGGGGAGTGCAATCACAAGATCCCAAAAAAGCCCACCGAAGAAGCCATAAAAGCCACTCGCATGGAATAGCGGCACTGTTCAGGAAGTCAGTGGTGCGCAAAGATCAGATTTATGGGGGTGTTTTAGTACTTGGCAGAAAACATTTCTTTGATTGGGAATACCCTCTCATGAAGACTTCAGCTCCCTGCAGGTCAGGAAGGGCGTGCAGCAGATCGGTCGAACACAATGCGCCCTGTCGCACAATGACAGGTTTTGGCAGCCCCGAGCTTCCACTAGTATGCAAAACAACGAAAGGGTCCCATTTCGCCTTCTTGGTGTCCCTTTTGTAGGGGAAATGAGGAACCTTCTCCTCGCTGAAGCAGTCCCAAAGTGACTCGATAACAACTGCCTTCATGGGTCGCTTCTGAAGCCAAACAGCAACGTGCTGAGCAGAAGAGGTGTCATGGTAAATGATTTGGCAGTCGGTCAATTTAAAAAGATTCAGCTGTCCCTCATCTGAGTTGCGAGGGGAGATGAAGAGCGCCTAGGGTGGTTGTTAATAATTgccatcatcgtcttcaGCAAGAGACCACGAGAATAGACTTCCGAGGTCTGAGGATGCATGGCCTGCAACACAGACAAGAATCATTACCTTGTAGCCCGCTTTCAAGGCGGCGACACTGAAGACCAGATACCGAGCGTCATTTTGCCCGATATATGCAATTGTTGGGAACGTGTCTTCTTTACCATGACCACAGGCTTTAACAATGCCATGAGCGACCCGATTGATAGCGTTTGCGTATCGAGCCCATGAAATTGGGACCCAACCATCTTCAGCTGCGTTGGTACGTGGCGTTGAAAAACATTCTTTGGAAGACTCTACCCTCGCATTATCATCAATCAGAGTTATGACAAGACGTTCTCCGTAGTTCGGGAGATTTTTAGCCATCTTGTTAGGTCGAATGGTTGGTTGGGTAAAAAGTAGTTTGATCAAATTGAACTGAATGAGAGACTTAGTTGGTTGCATATGTCAGTGTAAAGATTTCATCCAATCCACGACTTCAGTAATGTTCTGATGATGAAAGGAATGCCCAATCTAAACATGAATTGCGATACTTGGTTTTTTACCAAGGTAGGAACTATTTTTTGGCAAATGAGAACACTTGGTTGCATTAAACTAACGAGAAAGACAAATTCTCCCAGTGTGTCcgccacccccccccccccccccccgtctctTCCGGACTACATCGGAGTTTCGGCTTCGGCAACAAACAAACTTTCCGTGGAATAAACAGCTCAACATGAATCGTGTATGTCAAAATGGTAATTGCAAATATTGGCAGTAGGTGTAAGCCTAGCCGGCTAAATCCGTtcgttgggggggggggggggggggggcttcaCTTCAACCTAGGGTATGGCTGAGTACAAAGTTGTATCTAAGTTGTTTCTGTATGTTCCAGAACGAACTCCGTCGTTATCTATTGGCTACTTGTGTCTTTGCATGTCCCCCTGTAACCTAGTACCGGACTTGCCCTACGGATGCCATGGAGCCTAGTGTTGGACGTTTCTCGCGTTATGCCGTTCCACACAGCAGGGCCGGGGACCTCCTCCCCGGCTGGCCTTGATTCATCCATGTCATCCACTGGATTAAATAGTACCGTGATCCCTAAGCACATCGTCCAATATATAATCGAGTACAAGCTTTCAAATTTGAATGTGGTGAACGAACAACACCAGTGTCAGGGACATGAACGAATCCCTTCGAATCCTCGTTGTAGGTGCTGGCATTGGCGGCTTGGCGGCTGCCGTTGCTTTGCGACAACAGGGCCACCATGTTACTGTACGTCTATCTCCATTGGGGAATGCAAACCCATGTGTGTCTCTAATCCTTTTTAAGGTGTTGGAGAAATCCCAATTCGCCAACGAAACAGGCGCTGCGATAGGCTTACAGCCAAATTGCACGGTGCTTTTACGACAGCTGGGCATCGAGCCAGAAGATATCGGCTCGACACTTCTGGAAGACGTACGCTCTCACCTTCAAAAACAACCTCATTCTTATCGTATCATACTGAACAGATTTCAAAGATGTCGATTGTTGATGCCTACACTCTGGAGCCGATCAAAGGCATAGCCGACAAGGTGAGGGAGGCTGCCGTacggccggcgccctcgcccgagACGGTTGGTCCCACACCTTGTTTGTATCTTTTTCATTTGTTGCCTGTTGACTTCTGTGCTACTGTGCTGATATCAGAAACCCAACTTCTAGAATATCTACTTCATTCATCGTGCTGATTTGCACTCGGCCTTGAAGCGCAAAGCTGTTGGGCTGGATGGTGAAGGGAAGCCAATTGACCTGCGTCTGGGCTGCCAAGTGAAGAAAATTGACCATACCACTGCGACGGTCACATTGACTGATGGCACTACTGTAGAGGGTGACGTGATTATCGGGGCTGACGGAGTTCACTCAGCTTGCCGGAAGATGCTGCTCGGCTCCGAGTTCCAAGAGACGCCATCTCCACTCAGTTGCTTCCGGACTTTGATCCCAACCAAGCAGCTTTTGGAAGATCCCTTGACAGCGGGGCTTGTCAGTCGTCCGGGAAAGATGACCGAAGCCGCGAGTGACGATAGGAAAATAATCTTCTATCCCTGCTCGGGCGGATCACAGACAAACGTTCTTGCCATCTTGCCGCGAGACAATGACGGATCAAAGAGCGTCGGTAAGTGTTGCTCAATGCTATCAGTCTGGTAAAGTTTAGGTGGTTAGGGGCTCGGCTGACTTGTCATCTTGAAAGAGAACAACAAAAGATTACAATTTCTATCTGCTTACGCCAATTTTGCCGCGCCTCTCCGTCACATGATCCAGCATACGGCCGAGGAAAACATCACCATGTGGGATCTTTTTTATTTGGATCCTTTGCCAAAATGGACCAACAATTTCGCAGCTTTGATGGGGGATGCAGCCCATCCATACGCACCATGTACTTAGTTTCCCCCAACCTCGTTCCCACACGAATCCTCTACTGACGGATGATTGCAATCTCAAAAAGTCCTAGCACAGGGATCCGCGCAGGCCATTGAAGACGCCATCTCTTTGTCCGTTATGCTGAGGAAGGGCACCCAAGCCTACGAGATACCTACTAGATTACAATGGTACGAAGAATGCCGAAAGGCTCGAGCAACGAAGATACAGAACTTCAGCCATGGGCGTACAGGGGATTCTGCTGAGAGAGACAAGCCGCATGCAGCGGGTAAGATAATATTGCCATTATTGTAATTCTTTGTGTGAGTCGTCGAGTTGACAAAACTTAGGTCAAGAGATTCAC
Encoded proteins:
- a CDS encoding Nonribosomal peptide yields the protein MAKNLPNYGERLVITLIDDNARVESSKECFSTPRTNAAEDGWVPISWARYANAINRVAHGIVKACGHGKEDTFPTIAYIGQNDARYLVFSVAALKAGYKALFISPRNSDEGQLNLFKLTDCQIIYHDTSSAQHVAVWLQKRPMKAVVIESLWDCFSEEKVPHFPYKRDTKKAKWDPFVVLHTSGSSGLPKPVIVRQGALCSTDLLHALPDLQGAEVFMRGYSQSKKCFLPMPLFHASGFYGFFGGLFWDLVIALPLSSAMFTADLVLSVIKNSGCDSLFLPPSILEELSTREEAVETLKKLKFVGFGGGESISVWDFLTRVFTNIPMNRIGSLAPEAGRNLVQRGVFLHNAIGSTEVTTMPYYWQENMELWDWHIIDSAALGADWRPVPSEGDNVYELVILRQSEEPGLQAVFYHMPDLNEFSTRDLFIKHPTEKNHWKYHGRIDNIIVFSNGEKLNPLPIEEAVMGHPKIRGALVVGDSKLQPALLLEPMSYPRTEKEASELLDELWPLVSTINKTNAGYGRISRRLVALCISQKPLPRLDKDTINRNRAVDIYSTEIDQLYQSATDCTLDISNCDVLQDSIVSVLHSAGAQQLKRDTDFISAGLDSLQVLEVTALVRGGLKAAGIKVQPEAIQPRHIYGNPSAVKLAKYLFSVVQGDVDQDEHSRQVAVMKELLSKHTQNLRARAEAKPEPRDTEQTVILTGSTGRLGSYLLHLMAASPRVKRVICLNRTRDGRTRQMQQSAHHGLNTSFEKVDFFHSDLSNADNLGLNWETFVHILGEADRIIHCQWPMNFNLPVESFDMQLKGVRNLVEVSAQADRAVPVILISSVLAAIGPEAAGVDGDNPLPTTGYGCSKLIAERILMETATASSVPKAVIRVGQIAGSETEGINGGGIWSKQEWVPSIIGSSVQSLGVLPRDTGAMNTIQWLPVDRVASIVLDVAGVSYKTPIAQIEGYFYCVNPHKTTWTNLAVSIAQYYGQRIRGLLDWEEWLEVLEKSSENGLGGNPAAKLLDFFKYHINSVEGAQERLSYLMEKDLERTMIASQTLAETKAISSELMAKWCSQWAF
- a CDS encoding FAD binding domain protein codes for the protein MNESLRILVVGAGIGGLAAAVALRQQGHHVTVLEKSQFANETGAAIGLQPNCTVLLRQLGIEPEDIGSTLLEDMSIVDAYTLEPIKGIADKVREAAVRPAPSPETNIYFIHRADLHSALKRKAVGLDGEGKPIDLRLGCQVKKIDHTTATVTLTDGTTVEGDVIIGADGVHSACRKMLLGSEFQETPSPLSCFRTLIPTKQLLEDPLTAGLVSRPGKMTEAASDDRKIIFYPCSGGSQTNVLAILPRDNDGSKSVENNKRLQFLSAYANFAAPLRHMIQHTAEENITMWDLFYLDPLPKWTNNFAALMGDAAHPYAPSQGSAQAIEDAISLSVMLRKGTQAYEIPTRLQWYEECRKARATKIQNFSHGRTGDSAERDKPHAAGQEIHQIAGYIMRHNEYINSSTFLASKQALS